One genomic region from Syngnathus typhle isolate RoL2023-S1 ecotype Sweden linkage group LG17, RoL_Styp_1.0, whole genome shotgun sequence encodes:
- the rdh8a gene encoding retinol dehydrogenase 8a translates to MANGGQKVVLITGCSSGIGLRIAVTLARDEKKRYHVIATMRDLKKKNKLVEAAGDAYGKTLVLLPLDVCSDQSVKQCINSVKERHIDILINNAGVGLLGPVESISIDEMKRVFETNFFGVVRMIKEVMPDMKKRRSGHIVVMSSVMGLQGVVFNDVYTASKFAMEGFCESMAVQLMKFNVRLSMIEPGPVHTEFETKMMEDVAKMEYPGADADTVRYFKDVYLPSSIDIFEAMGQTPEDIAKCTKKVIESSSPRFRNLTNSLYTPIVALKYADETGGLSVNTFYNLLFNFGPLMHITMSILKCLTCSCLRRRTLSPN, encoded by the exons ATGGCGAACGGCGGGCAGAAAGTTGTGCTGATCACCGGCTGCTCCTCCGGCATCGGCCTGAGAATCGCCGTCACGCTGGCCAGAGATGAGAAGAAGCGTTACCATG TCATCGCGACCATGCGTGacctgaagaagaagaacaaaCTGGTGGAAGCGGCCGGAGACGCGTACGGGAAGACCTTGGTGTTGTTGCCGCTGGACGTGTGCAGCGACCAATCGGTCAAGCAGTGCATCAACAGCGTGAAGGAGCGTCATATTGATATCTTGA TAAACAACGCAGGCGTGGGCTTGCTTGGCCCCGTGGAGAGCATCAGCATCGATGAGATGAAGCGAGTGTTCGAGACCAACTTCTTTGGAGTCGTCCGCATGATCAAAGAGGTCATGCCAGACATGAAGAAGAGGCGGTCCGGACACATTGTGGTCATGAGCAGCGTCATGGGTCTTCAGG GTGTTGTGTTCAACGATGTTTACACCGCTTCCAAATTTGCCATGGAGGGCTTTTGCGAGAGCATGGCCGTGCAGCTGATGAAGTTCAACGTCAG GTTGTCAATGATCGAGCCGGGTCCGGTTCACACGGAGTTTGAGACCAAAATGATGGAGGATGTGGCCAAAATGGAGTACCCAGGCGCGGACGCCGACACGGTTCGTTACTTTAAAGACGTTTACCTGCCGTCATCGATAGATATCTTCGAAGCCATGGGTCAGACGCCAGAGGACATCGCTAAA TGCACTAAGAAGGTGATCGAGTCCAGCAGCCCTCGTTTCAGGAATCTGACAAACAGCCTGTACACGCCCATCGTGGCCCTCAAGTACGCCGACGAGACCGGCGGACTGTCTGTCAACACCTTCTACAACCTGCTCTTTAATTTTGGACCTCTCATGCACATCACCATGAGCATCCTCAAGTGCCTGACGTGCAGCTGCCTGCGCCGACGCACGCTTTCTCCCAACTGA